Proteins co-encoded in one Opitutus terrae PB90-1 genomic window:
- a CDS encoding LacI family DNA-binding transcriptional regulator codes for MLSVAQSGKVTLQDVAAKAGVSISTASRSLTGAVGISKATQERVLSIAQALGYRYNPLLGEVMRSTRRGTPNHYLGTLAYITPYDDVKEWRATPTLCRHWSAACDQAALFGFSVSEFALTSHGMTARRLGEILKARGITGILLAAFPKEPFELVLPWEHFATVPVGHMVQNPQLDCVVSDHTQAVLLAGRVLAARGYQRIGLAIESYQNSITNHGWANGYAALPVENPELAAIPPFLPPKITARAFLQWVRQNRVDCVLTLSTFRNEPNPMREWLAEAGLICPRDIGLVSLDVTPATSTWAGIDQNSDEIGKAAVDLVVSKIRAGERGVPRVRRSLLVHCQWRDGDSVRSGRAARPNAVVERALA; via the coding sequence ATGCTTTCCGTTGCCCAGTCCGGGAAGGTTACCCTGCAAGACGTCGCGGCGAAAGCGGGCGTGTCGATCTCGACGGCATCCCGCAGCCTCACGGGCGCGGTGGGCATTTCGAAAGCGACGCAGGAGCGGGTTCTCTCCATCGCGCAGGCGCTCGGCTATCGCTACAATCCGCTGCTCGGCGAGGTGATGCGGTCGACGCGCCGCGGCACGCCCAATCACTATCTCGGTACGCTCGCCTACATCACGCCGTACGACGACGTGAAGGAATGGCGCGCGACGCCGACGCTTTGCCGGCACTGGTCGGCGGCGTGCGACCAGGCGGCGCTGTTTGGGTTTAGCGTGAGTGAGTTCGCGCTGACGTCGCATGGCATGACGGCGCGCCGCCTGGGCGAAATCCTGAAGGCGCGCGGCATCACGGGCATCCTGCTCGCGGCGTTTCCGAAGGAGCCGTTCGAGCTGGTGCTGCCGTGGGAGCATTTCGCCACGGTGCCGGTCGGCCACATGGTGCAGAATCCGCAGCTCGACTGCGTGGTGAGCGATCACACGCAGGCGGTGCTGCTCGCCGGGCGGGTGCTCGCGGCGCGCGGGTATCAGCGCATCGGACTCGCGATCGAGAGTTACCAAAACTCGATCACGAACCACGGCTGGGCCAACGGCTACGCGGCGCTGCCGGTGGAGAACCCGGAACTCGCTGCGATCCCGCCCTTCCTGCCGCCGAAGATCACCGCGCGGGCGTTCCTCCAGTGGGTGAGGCAAAACCGCGTCGACTGCGTGCTGACGCTGTCGACCTTCCGCAACGAGCCGAACCCGATGCGCGAGTGGCTGGCCGAAGCCGGCCTGATCTGTCCGCGCGACATCGGACTCGTCTCGCTCGACGTCACTCCTGCGACCTCGACGTGGGCGGGCATCGACCAGAATTCCGATGAGATCGGCAAGGCGGCCGTCGACCTGGTGGTTTCAAAAATCCGCGCGGGCGAACGCGGCGTGCCGCGCGTCCGCCGCAGCCTCCTGGTCCACTGTCAGTGGCGCGACGGCGACAGCGTGCGGAGCGGCAGAGCTGCGCGTCCCAACGCCGTAGTCGAACGCGCGCTCGCGTAG
- a CDS encoding multicopper oxidase domain-containing protein, producing MNADTSERAGFASWTVVAAGAVRAGFGVVMALDAYLKWQPAFAEHYVGYLRNAALAQPRWLDAWFQGWLRLVESNPDFFISATRWIETLIAVGLLLGFARRFIYYGGAIFSLLIWSTAEGFSGPYTAGATNIGPALVYALVFVALAIFARLLGSTPYSVDYHLARRYPRWGSWVELAPPEVWRRPPAVIALRHQFAAVGAIAIALGLAVGTLRSAMNVPPPTPTNAAAAVTPLSLYNGLPVQQAHPARLPPLLGTGDSVGVTLIATDTTVEIANGVQYNAWTFNGTVPGPVLHVRQGQTVNVTFVNRGHMPHSIDFHAAEVAPSVAYRTIAVGETLQFSFLARTAGAFVYHCGTPPVLLHMGNGMYGVIIVDPATPLPPADVSYVLLESEWYTQHAGGTVMNGDYAKMLAGTPDEMVFNGEAFQYNDQPLTARTGQRVRWYVLNAGPNRTSAFHVIGSMFAAVYPDGDAAHALTGVSTYVIGPGQGVVLDTIMRESGDYPFVDHSMRAMTMGAVGTLRVGPAEGGG from the coding sequence GTGAATGCGGACACTTCAGAGCGGGCAGGGTTTGCGTCGTGGACGGTCGTCGCGGCGGGCGCGGTGCGGGCAGGTTTCGGCGTGGTGATGGCGCTCGACGCCTACCTGAAATGGCAGCCGGCGTTTGCCGAGCATTACGTCGGGTATTTGAGAAACGCCGCGCTGGCGCAACCGCGGTGGCTCGATGCCTGGTTTCAAGGCTGGCTGCGGCTCGTCGAGTCCAACCCGGACTTCTTCATTTCGGCCACGCGGTGGATCGAAACGTTGATCGCGGTCGGGTTGCTTCTCGGGTTCGCGCGGCGATTCATCTACTACGGCGGCGCGATTTTCAGCCTGCTCATCTGGTCGACGGCCGAGGGGTTTAGCGGGCCTTACACCGCGGGCGCGACGAACATCGGGCCGGCACTGGTTTACGCGCTTGTCTTCGTCGCGCTGGCGATCTTCGCGCGCCTGCTGGGCAGCACCCCCTACAGCGTGGATTACCATCTCGCCCGCCGGTACCCGCGATGGGGATCGTGGGTGGAGTTGGCGCCGCCGGAAGTCTGGCGCCGGCCACCCGCGGTGATCGCACTGCGGCACCAATTCGCGGCCGTGGGCGCCATCGCGATCGCGCTGGGCCTTGCCGTTGGAACGCTGCGCAGCGCGATGAACGTTCCGCCGCCGACGCCCACCAACGCCGCCGCCGCCGTCACCCCGCTCAGCCTCTACAACGGCCTGCCGGTGCAGCAGGCGCATCCCGCCCGACTCCCGCCGCTGCTCGGCACCGGCGACTCGGTGGGCGTCACGCTCATCGCGACCGACACGACGGTGGAGATCGCCAACGGAGTTCAGTACAACGCCTGGACGTTCAACGGCACCGTGCCCGGTCCCGTGCTCCACGTGCGCCAGGGGCAAACAGTAAACGTGACCTTCGTGAACCGGGGACACATGCCGCACTCGATCGACTTTCACGCGGCGGAGGTCGCGCCCAGCGTCGCCTACCGTACCATCGCGGTCGGAGAAACGCTCCAGTTCTCGTTTCTCGCCCGCACGGCTGGAGCGTTTGTGTACCACTGCGGCACCCCGCCCGTCCTGCTGCATATGGGCAATGGCATGTATGGCGTCATCATCGTCGATCCAGCCACGCCGCTGCCGCCGGCCGACGTGAGCTACGTCCTCCTCGAGAGCGAGTGGTATACCCAGCATGCGGGTGGCACGGTCATGAACGGCGACTACGCGAAAATGCTGGCCGGAACGCCGGACGAGATGGTGTTCAACGGCGAAGCCTTCCAGTACAACGACCAGCCGCTCACGGCGAGAACGGGCCAGCGCGTCCGCTGGTACGTGCTCAACGCCGGCCCGAATCGAACGAGCGCATTCCACGTCATCGGCAGCATGTTCGCGGCCGTGTATCCAGACGGCGATGCGGCGCATGCGCTCACCGGCGTGTCGACCTACGTCATCGGTCCGGGCCAGGGGGTGGTGCTCGACACGATCATGCGGGAGAGCGGCGACTATCCGTTCGTCGATCACAGCATGCGGGCGATGACCATGGGCGCGGTCGGCACGTTACGCGTGGGCCCGGCGGAGGGCGGCGGCTGA
- a CDS encoding GreA/GreB family elongation factor, giving the protein MPLHRKNLYRPPPPAPTTIYVRPGYNRVLAEEFEALKVKRAALVLDKIEAHSQGDLRENFGFKAAKEAIRAVDRKMMALDRFVARNTFKEVDPAAWLTKSTDTLQLGHVTTIEKQDVTTKRTHSFTFLVTTYGETASDPDSGLECLPHTSPLATAVLGLAAGAQTKVMLPAGESLLTLISIRNPTQAELDRLLMPIKPPDIDEE; this is encoded by the coding sequence ATGCCCCTCCATCGAAAAAACCTGTACCGTCCGCCACCGCCAGCCCCCACCACGATCTACGTGCGGCCTGGTTACAACCGCGTGCTGGCCGAGGAATTCGAGGCGCTGAAGGTGAAGCGGGCGGCACTGGTGCTGGACAAAATCGAGGCGCACAGTCAGGGCGACCTCCGCGAGAATTTCGGTTTCAAGGCGGCGAAGGAGGCGATTCGCGCCGTGGACCGGAAGATGATGGCGCTCGACCGGTTTGTCGCCCGCAACACGTTCAAGGAGGTCGATCCCGCCGCGTGGCTCACCAAATCGACCGACACGCTGCAACTCGGTCACGTCACCACGATCGAGAAACAGGACGTGACGACGAAGCGAACGCATAGCTTCACGTTCCTCGTGACGACGTACGGCGAGACCGCGAGCGATCCCGACTCCGGTCTCGAATGCCTGCCGCACACCTCTCCGCTGGCCACCGCCGTGCTCGGTCTGGCAGCGGGCGCTCAGACCAAGGTGATGCTCCCCGCGGGCGAATCGCTCCTCACGCTGATCTCCATCCGCAATCCGACCCAAGCGGAGCTCGATCGGCTGCTGATGCCGATCAAGCCGCCGGACATCGACGAGGAATAG
- the infA gene encoding translation initiation factor IF-1, with protein MEVEGRIVAVLPGTMFRVQLSNGHIVLAHISGKLRKHFIKIAAGDMVKMEMSPYDTEKARITFRMKDPSSTYRPPPRRRY; from the coding sequence ATCGAAGTTGAAGGGAGGATCGTGGCCGTTTTGCCGGGCACGATGTTCCGGGTGCAGCTTTCCAATGGACACATCGTGCTGGCGCACATCTCCGGCAAGTTGCGCAAGCACTTCATCAAGATCGCTGCCGGCGACATGGTGAAAATGGAGATGAGTCCGTACGACACGGAAAAGGCGCGGATCACGTTTCGCATGAAGGATCCGTCCTCGACCTATCGCCCGCCGCCCCGCCGGCGCTACTGA
- a CDS encoding ATP-binding cassette domain-containing protein: MASAQLTLQSVEFAHPGMTAPLFTDLTVQFPSGWTGIVGPNGAGKTTLLKVATGELAPQSGVVHRQGLALYVAQRTDDPPEFFEDFVWAADAGVLKARLRIGEDWPERWATLSHGERKRAQIAVALWREPVVLALDEPSNHIDSDARRLLWQALRDFGGVGLLVSHDRTLLDELCPQCLLLDPPEAVMRPGGVTEALKQQELDEKSAHSASEALRRSANRLQAEAQRRRVIADQKAAAARGSKQKKIPAHDHDGRAMRNLAKLTGKDAYAGRMVAQMSQRASKVAAQRAEIAVKKRYETGIWVEGASFMPRDFLLRLPAGHLPLGGGRALHYPDLAIGGTSRIALKGANGLGKSTLVRHLLGQLQLPAEKVVTVPQEISAEESRALLEAVKRLPNDERGRVMTTISRLGSRPARLLESALPSPGEVRKLLLAIGIVRGPHLIVMDEPTNHMDLPGIVCLEEALADCPCAMLLVSHDESFLAKITDTDWLLVRDTAGDSRLEIRAVT; the protein is encoded by the coding sequence ATGGCTTCCGCCCAGTTGACGCTGCAGTCGGTCGAGTTCGCGCATCCGGGGATGACGGCGCCGTTGTTCACCGATTTGACCGTGCAGTTCCCGTCGGGCTGGACGGGCATTGTCGGACCGAATGGCGCCGGCAAGACGACGCTGCTGAAGGTCGCCACCGGGGAACTCGCTCCGCAGAGCGGAGTGGTGCACCGTCAGGGGCTCGCGCTGTATGTCGCGCAACGCACCGACGACCCGCCGGAGTTTTTCGAGGACTTTGTGTGGGCGGCCGATGCCGGCGTGCTCAAGGCGCGGCTGCGGATCGGTGAGGATTGGCCGGAGCGCTGGGCCACCCTGAGTCATGGCGAACGGAAGCGGGCGCAGATCGCGGTGGCGCTCTGGCGCGAGCCCGTGGTGCTCGCGCTCGACGAGCCGAGCAACCATATCGACTCCGACGCGCGCCGGCTGCTGTGGCAGGCGCTCCGGGACTTCGGCGGCGTCGGGCTGCTCGTGAGCCACGACCGCACCTTGCTCGACGAACTTTGCCCGCAATGTCTGCTGCTCGATCCGCCCGAGGCGGTGATGCGGCCGGGCGGCGTGACGGAGGCGCTGAAGCAGCAGGAGCTCGACGAGAAGTCCGCGCACAGCGCCAGCGAAGCGCTTCGCCGGAGCGCGAACCGGCTCCAGGCGGAGGCGCAGCGGCGCCGGGTGATCGCAGACCAGAAGGCTGCGGCGGCCCGCGGCTCGAAACAGAAAAAGATTCCCGCCCACGATCACGACGGCCGCGCCATGCGCAACCTCGCGAAGCTGACCGGCAAGGACGCGTATGCGGGCAGGATGGTCGCGCAGATGAGCCAGCGCGCGAGCAAGGTGGCGGCGCAGCGCGCCGAGATCGCCGTGAAGAAGCGCTACGAAACCGGCATCTGGGTCGAGGGCGCGTCCTTCATGCCGCGGGACTTTCTGCTGCGACTGCCGGCCGGGCACCTGCCACTGGGCGGCGGGCGCGCACTGCACTATCCCGACCTCGCGATCGGCGGGACCAGCCGCATCGCGTTGAAGGGAGCCAACGGGCTCGGCAAGAGCACGCTCGTCCGGCATCTGCTCGGCCAGCTGCAGTTGCCGGCGGAGAAGGTCGTGACGGTACCGCAGGAAATCTCCGCCGAGGAGTCACGCGCGCTGCTGGAAGCGGTGAAACGCCTGCCCAACGACGAGCGCGGCCGCGTGATGACGACGATCAGCCGGCTCGGTTCCCGACCGGCGCGGCTGCTTGAGAGCGCGCTGCCAAGTCCCGGCGAGGTGCGCAAGCTGCTCCTCGCGATCGGCATCGTGCGCGGTCCGCATCTCATCGTGATGGACGAACCCACCAACCATATGGACCTGCCCGGCATCGTCTGCCTGGAAGAAGCGCTGGCGGACTGCCCGTGCGCGATGTTGCTGGTGAGCCACGACGAGTCATTTCTCGCCAAGATCACCGACACGGACTGGCTGCTCGTGCGAGACACGGCCGGGGACTCACGACTGGAGATCAGAGCCGTGACGTGA
- a CDS encoding phospholipase D-like domain-containing protein has translation MSILATIDHLNFERILRELPSSSRVEIATYNFDYRDNSRLLRAIRSLEIEQIEVVTGIPDCRGDISRADDQRVNEQIRSYYRAMNPARYRSNTKFWISHRNHAKIICCDHIAYLGSANFSAGSEKNFEIGYLTEKPEEIRDLRKFLSEIRSRSIPYFKVDVSLHLQKLMQFAADTDWIASRLEEHCYEIVSEYGNVDGRLEFSLGNFGVPEATGRLIKWAAVVAADLEKRQAQGNRLAGREERLIELGLTNSILHLSEELESITEQTELEPELSQAGVESSLLEKYALRDDPGSDPEMIEEATEIVIRNREQRYGPAKRQMEIFIADVRRVGEQIFDCLRV, from the coding sequence ATGAGCATTTTAGCAACGATTGATCATCTAAATTTTGAACGTATTCTTCGCGAGCTTCCAAGTTCGTCTCGGGTCGAAATTGCTACTTACAATTTCGACTACAGAGATAATAGCCGACTTCTCCGGGCAATACGGAGTCTAGAAATTGAGCAAATCGAGGTCGTGACCGGAATTCCCGACTGCCGCGGTGATATTAGCCGGGCAGACGACCAACGCGTGAATGAGCAGATCCGATCGTACTACAGAGCGATGAACCCAGCGCGTTATCGAAGTAATACGAAGTTCTGGATCAGCCATCGCAATCACGCCAAAATCATCTGCTGCGACCACATCGCGTACCTTGGCTCGGCTAACTTTTCCGCTGGGAGTGAAAAGAACTTCGAAATCGGGTATTTGACTGAAAAGCCGGAGGAGATCCGAGACCTTAGAAAATTCCTGAGTGAGATAAGGTCTCGTTCGATTCCTTATTTCAAAGTAGATGTGTCACTTCACCTACAGAAGTTGATGCAGTTTGCGGCCGACACAGACTGGATAGCCTCTCGGCTTGAAGAGCACTGCTATGAGATCGTGAGTGAATACGGAAACGTTGACGGGCGCTTGGAGTTTAGTTTGGGCAACTTTGGTGTTCCGGAAGCCACGGGGCGATTGATCAAGTGGGCGGCCGTGGTGGCTGCTGATCTCGAAAAGCGCCAGGCACAGGGGAATCGCCTAGCCGGTCGTGAAGAAAGGCTCATCGAATTGGGCCTGACCAATTCGATTCTCCATTTATCAGAGGAGCTCGAATCGATCACCGAGCAGACCGAACTTGAGCCAGAGCTTAGCCAAGCCGGCGTCGAAAGCAGTCTGCTGGAAAAATACGCGCTGCGCGACGATCCGGGTTCCGACCCGGAGATGATTGAGGAAGCGACCGAGATCGTGATCAGAAACCGCGAACAGCGTTATGGCCCAGCGAAACGTCAGATGGAGATCTTTATCGCGGACGTCCGACGGGTGGGAGAGCAAATTTTTGATTGCTTGCGAGTCTGA